Proteins co-encoded in one Astyanax mexicanus isolate ESR-SI-001 chromosome 1, AstMex3_surface, whole genome shotgun sequence genomic window:
- the trim32 gene encoding E3 ubiquitin-protein ligase TRIM32 has product MATPTCLDPDLVREVLECPICLETYNQDQLRPKLLQCGHSVCRQCLEKLLASTINGVRCPFCSKVSRMSSISQLADNLTVLKIIDCASTCSSAAGLMCKSCKNRLPRQYCCECGVVLCDACKCEGHQHQGHSVQTIRTAAEQRRKDLGVKLTNLREAMANIQKKKAAIDNVSKSLRLKYKAVQQEYSRAELRLQEELGRSRRAFAASMAEVEKLNAQILEEQTYLLNIAEVQVVSRCDYLTMRIKQTDTALLEEGGGDDDEEELDLKSSLPVLLKLQDPELVKTENPQSLDVGQLTIKPCTVNTDEEDGLEIAAAADATAVAAATVAAAAAAAPLPLYRDVDMITAVEEAVCASPGSFKSKSVDGGGPSPGATGGASGGQLCQFVKKMGCKGNLPGMFNLPVSICVTPQGDVLVADRGNYRIQIFNRKGFQREIRRNPSSIDNFVLSFLGADLPNLIPLSIAITPQGLIGVTDNYDNSVKVYTTDGHCIACHKNQLIKPWGIAAMPSGQFVVSDVEGGKLWCLAVDRNVGVVNYNRLCSAVRPKFVTCDSSGTVYFTQGLGLNIENRHNEHHLEGGFSIGSVGTDGQLGKQLSHFFSETEDFRCITGMCVDANGDLLVTDSGRKEILQFPKEGGHNVLIQEGLTCPVGVAVTHKGQLLVLDCWDHCVKVYTYLQRRRSSTC; this is encoded by the coding sequence ATGGCCACTCCGACATGCCTGGACCCAGACCTGGTGCGGGAGGTGCTGGAGTGCCCCATCTGCCTGGAGACGTACAATCAGGACCAGCTCCGACCCAAGCTCCTGCAGTGTGGACACTCGGTGTGCCGGCAGTGCCTCGAGAAGCTCCTGGCCAGCACCATAAACGGGGTGCGCTGCCCGTTTTGCAGCAAGGTTTCCCGCATGAGTAGCATCTCCCAGCTTGCTGACAACCTCACGGTGCTAAAGATCATAGACTGCGCCAGCACCTGCAGCTCTGCAGCCGGCCTCATGTGCAAGTCCTGCAAGAATCGCCTGCCGCGGCAGTATTGCTGCGAGTGCGGCGTGGTGCTGTGCGACGCTTGCAAGTGCGAAGGACATCAGCATCAGGGTCACAGCGTGCAGACCATCCGCACGGCCGCTGAGCAGCGCAGGAAGGACCTTGGGGTGAAGCTGACCAACCTGCGAGAGGCCATGGCCAACATTCAGAAGAAGAAGGCAGCCATAGATAATGTGTCCAAGTCTCTACGTCTCAAGTACAAGGCCGTGCAGCAGGAGTATTCCAGGGCGGAGCTCCGGCTTCAGGAGGAGCTGGGCCGCTCGCGCCGTGCCTTCGCCGCCTCCATGGCTGAGGTGGAGAAACTCAACGCTCAGATTCTGGAAGAGCAGACATACCTTCTGAACATTGCAGAGGTGCAAGTGGTGTCCCGATGCGACTACCTCACCATGAGGATCAAGCAGACGGACACTGCTTTGCTTGAAGAAGGTGGCGGAGATGATGACGAGGAAGAGCTTGATTTGAAAAGCAGCCTTCCCGTCCTCTTGAAGCTGCAGGATCCTGAATTGGTCAAAACAGAGAACCCGCAGTCCCTAGACGTTGGTCAGCTGACTATTAAACCTTGTACGGTGAACACAGATGAAGAGGATGGTTTGGAGATAGCTGCCGCCGCTGATGccactgctgttgctgctgccaCTGTTGCTGCCGCAGCCGCTGCTGCTCCTTTGCCCTTGTATCGAGATGTAGACATGATAACTGCTGTAGAAGAAGCCGTGTGTGCCTCACCTGGTAGCTTCAAGTCCAAGTCCGTGGATGGAGGGGGACCCTCGCCTGGGGCAACAGGTGGCGCCTCCGGAGGTCAGCTTTGTCAGTTCGTCAAGAAGATGGGATGCAAAGGGAACCTCCCGGGCATGTTCAACCTGCCAGTGAGCATTTGCGTGACTCCACAGGGAGACGTGCTTGTGGCGGATCGAGGCAACTACCGCATCCAGATATTCAACCGCAAGGGCTTCCAGCGGGAGATCCGCCGCAACCCTAGCAGCATAGACAACTTTGTCCTGAGCTTCCTAGGTGCCGACCTGCCCAACCTCATCCCTCTGTCCATCGCCATCACCCCTCAGGGTCTTATCGGAGTCACGGACAACTATGACAACTCTGTCAAGGTTTACACCACGGACGGCCACTGCATCGCCTGCCATAAGAACCAGCTCATCAAGCCATGGGGCATAGCTGCCATGCCTTCTGGACAGTTTGTGGTGTCGGATGTGGAAGGAGGGAAGCTGTGGTGCTTGGCCGTGGATCGTAACGTAGGAGTAGTGAACTACAACAGACTGTGCTCAGCTGTAAGGCCCAAGTTTGTGACTTGTGACTCCTCGGGAACGGTTTACTTCACCCAAGGCTTGGGCCTGAACATTGAGAACAGGCACAACGAGCACCATCTGGAAGGCGGCTTCTCCATCGGCTCGGTGGGCACGGATGGTCAGCTGGGGAAACAGCTCAGCCACTTCTTCTCCGAGACGGAGGACTTCCGCTGCATCACGGGCATGTGCGTGGACGCCAATGGAGACTTGCTGGTGACGGATAGCGGGCGCAAGGAAATTCTGCAGTTTCCCAAAGAAGGTGGCCACAATGTTCTGATTCAGGAAGGTCTAACGTGCCCTGTGGGTGTTGCTGTTACGCATAAAGGACAGCTGCTGGTTTTAGATTGCTGGGACCACTGCGTCAAGGTCTACACGTACTTGCAGAGGCGACGTTCCTCGACTTGTTGA